Proteins encoded by one window of Paenibacillus sp. DCT19:
- a CDS encoding chemotaxis protein, translated as MTRIAVMIIHGLGRQKEDYADQLILRLQHEFDQVMVMPGAAKQYLDIEPVYWADVFEEREEELFQQLVVSTQLNYQVLRRFVIHYLADAVAYQPVEQQGHHYDAVHRTLSEAMHSLSHRNGPETPLCVLAHSLGAVIASNFFYDLQYPSSRTPYITDVTSALERGDTLTSFYSFGTTLPLWSLRYHDFSQPIQVPAKLAQQFFPGIEGEWVNFYGKDDILGYPLRPIDPAYEVAVKEDIEINSGNWIQSWNPLSHGGYFDNKTMNHRIAQGLARMWTWVNRESP; from the coding sequence CAGCATGAATTCGATCAGGTCATGGTCATGCCGGGAGCAGCCAAGCAGTATCTCGATATTGAGCCTGTATATTGGGCTGATGTATTTGAAGAGAGGGAAGAAGAACTGTTCCAGCAGCTTGTAGTTTCAACTCAACTGAATTACCAGGTGCTGCGCCGATTCGTCATCCATTATCTCGCTGATGCTGTTGCTTATCAACCTGTGGAACAGCAAGGACACCATTATGATGCTGTACACCGTACACTAAGCGAAGCCATGCACAGCCTTTCTCATCGTAACGGACCAGAGACACCTCTTTGCGTGCTGGCTCATAGTTTGGGGGCGGTCATTGCGAGTAATTTCTTTTATGATCTTCAATATCCCTCCAGTCGAACGCCTTATATAACAGATGTTACATCGGCTTTGGAGCGGGGAGATACCTTAACTAGCTTTTATTCGTTTGGAACGACACTGCCACTATGGAGTTTACGTTATCATGATTTTAGTCAACCCATTCAGGTTCCTGCGAAACTGGCTCAACAGTTTTTTCCGGGAATTGAAGGAGAGTGGGTTAACTTTTATGGTAAGGATGATATACTTGGTTATCCCTTGCGTCCGATCGATCCGGCCTATGAAGTGGCCGTGAAGGAAGATATCGAAATTAACTCAGGTAACTGGATACAGAGCTGGAATCCGCTCAGCCATGGTGGTTATTTTGATAATAAAACCATGAATCATAGAATAGCCCAGGGACTGGCTCGAATGTGGACCTGGGTGAATCGTGAGTCACCATAA
- a CDS encoding YkgJ family cysteine cluster protein codes for MECRTGCAACCIAISISSPIPGMKNGKPAGVRCVQLTEDNRCSIFGHPDRPDVCSGLQASLDMCGRTDQEAFRILSWLEQETSPNPQN; via the coding sequence TTGGAATGCAGAACAGGTTGTGCCGCATGTTGTATTGCCATATCGATATCTTCACCGATCCCTGGAATGAAGAATGGCAAGCCGGCGGGTGTACGTTGCGTACAACTCACGGAAGATAATCGATGCAGTATTTTTGGACATCCAGACCGTCCTGATGTGTGTAGTGGATTACAGGCTTCATTAGATATGTGCGGCAGAACAGATCAAGAAGCTTTTCGTATCCTTAGCTGGCTCGAACAGGAAACGAGTCCGAACCCTCAAAACTAA
- a CDS encoding AbrB family transcriptional regulator, whose product MGLMHKHSPSVVFRFLLSLSVSVLGGIVFTAIHTPIPWLLGPMVFMLLGAQVLKLPLMWPSSVRDYGILIVGYSIGLTLTEDALQGILHQLPMMLLMTLLLIGFCTLTAYLASKLTPFDFPSLLVGSIPGGLSQMVSLAEEMKSINLTLVTFLQVTRLIMIVFCVPFLLFSPWVGGASVAGTDPVQGTSALWTALFPEIWIYAPLCVMGAWVARKLRFPTAFMLGPMIVMCVIQLTTSWHTPALPSSVLNLSQLMIGSHVGLMLRPEQLQRKTQTVTLALLSSVLLIAGSLGLGYILMHVYSLSAATSLLSMAPGGMDQMSIMAHEVNANLSVVSGYQLFRILFIFFIVSSVLKIILTRLLRQK is encoded by the coding sequence ATGGGATTGATGCATAAGCATAGTCCCTCCGTTGTTTTTCGTTTTTTGCTCAGTTTAAGCGTCTCCGTACTGGGAGGTATCGTGTTCACTGCGATCCACACGCCAATCCCCTGGCTACTAGGGCCAATGGTGTTTATGCTTCTTGGTGCACAGGTGCTTAAGCTCCCGTTAATGTGGCCTTCAAGCGTACGCGATTACGGAATTCTGATTGTTGGTTATTCGATCGGCCTAACCCTTACTGAAGATGCATTACAAGGAATACTGCATCAGCTTCCTATGATGCTGCTCATGACTCTACTGCTCATCGGATTCTGTACATTAACGGCCTATCTCGCTTCGAAGCTTACTCCGTTTGACTTTCCGTCTTTGCTTGTTGGGAGTATACCCGGTGGATTGTCCCAGATGGTTTCTTTAGCTGAGGAGATGAAATCCATTAATCTGACTCTGGTTACCTTTTTGCAGGTGACTCGGTTGATTATGATTGTGTTCTGTGTTCCTTTTCTGCTGTTCAGTCCATGGGTTGGTGGAGCGAGTGTTGCAGGAACAGATCCTGTGCAGGGGACAAGTGCCTTATGGACAGCGTTATTCCCGGAAATATGGATCTATGCTCCGCTATGTGTCATGGGGGCTTGGGTCGCACGTAAACTACGTTTCCCCACTGCGTTTATGCTTGGGCCGATGATTGTGATGTGTGTGATTCAATTGACCACGTCGTGGCATACACCTGCACTGCCCTCTTCAGTCCTCAATCTATCGCAGTTGATGATTGGAAGTCATGTCGGTTTGATGCTTCGACCAGAGCAGCTACAGCGCAAAACTCAAACGGTCACACTTGCTCTGTTAAGTAGTGTACTTCTCATTGCTGGCTCTCTTGGGCTAGGTTATATCCTCATGCATGTGTACTCCCTATCGGCCGCTACTTCCCTACTTAGTATGGCACCCGGAGGTATGGATCAGATGAGTATTATGGCTCATGAGGTAAACGCCAATCTCTCGGTCGTATCGGGATATCAGTTGTTCCGGATTTTGTTTATTTTCTTCATCGTCTCTTCTGTTCTAAAGATCATCCTCACTCGATTACTGAGACAAAAATAA
- a CDS encoding MFS transporter: MKVLRQIVSEIRGWSRNIQLFFLASILYQIGNGMFSVLYNLYIQGLGYNDTMNGQIVSIQSLATAIMFVPIGLGGDRFSRKRLLIVGALFSGVFLIGRSFDYSASGLIWFAVFSGLFAGVFQVLAIPFLAENVKKSQRLKMFSYYSSLVLASQVLGSLGGGVFADLLHSAGFAVVTGLQTVLIIGGVATLAAFIPLLFINDHSATSQGNQSVPATAQLKQSVEGVISVSSGVVRESDVQLKKKDSRLIGQFVITQLLIGFGSGLVVPYLNLYFTNRFSVSLSGMSLLISLGQIMTIVSMLIGPTLAAKVGSVRAVVIFQIMSLPFLLLTGFTNLLVIASISFLFRQALMNAANPIHSAILVDKISDKRRGIANSLMQTAFMIGWATMGPVQSYLVTTYGTYWGYAITFSITGSLYVISSLMYYVMFREAKPAAQVTTH; encoded by the coding sequence TTGAAAGTTCTAAGACAGATCGTTTCGGAAATTCGGGGTTGGTCCCGCAATATCCAACTTTTTTTTCTAGCTAGTATTCTGTATCAGATCGGTAATGGCATGTTCTCTGTCCTGTATAATCTGTACATTCAAGGTCTTGGCTACAACGACACCATGAATGGTCAGATCGTCAGTATCCAATCGCTAGCAACCGCGATTATGTTCGTGCCTATAGGACTCGGCGGTGATCGCTTCAGCCGTAAACGGTTGCTCATCGTCGGAGCATTGTTCAGCGGAGTGTTCTTAATTGGTCGCTCGTTCGACTATTCTGCCAGTGGATTAATCTGGTTTGCCGTGTTCTCTGGACTTTTTGCCGGGGTATTCCAAGTGCTCGCGATCCCTTTCCTGGCTGAAAATGTGAAGAAGAGTCAGCGCTTGAAAATGTTCAGTTATTACTCCTCACTTGTTCTTGCATCTCAGGTGCTAGGAAGTCTGGGAGGCGGCGTATTTGCTGATCTGCTTCATTCAGCAGGATTCGCTGTGGTCACAGGTTTACAAACGGTGTTAATTATTGGAGGCGTGGCTACGCTAGCCGCATTTATTCCTTTATTGTTTATCAATGATCATTCAGCTACATCCCAAGGAAACCAATCAGTTCCTGCAACTGCTCAATTGAAGCAAAGCGTTGAAGGAGTTATCTCAGTATCCTCTGGGGTAGTACGTGAGTCTGATGTCCAGCTCAAGAAGAAGGATTCCCGACTGATCGGTCAGTTTGTTATCACTCAATTATTGATTGGATTCGGTTCTGGTCTTGTCGTACCCTATCTGAATCTATACTTTACGAATCGCTTTTCTGTTTCTCTCAGCGGGATGAGTCTACTCATCTCCTTAGGTCAGATCATGACCATTGTCTCGATGCTTATAGGGCCAACGCTTGCTGCAAAGGTGGGGAGCGTTCGAGCTGTCGTCATTTTCCAGATCATGTCCTTGCCGTTCCTATTGCTTACCGGATTCACGAATCTGCTGGTGATCGCCTCCATCAGCTTCCTGTTTAGGCAGGCACTGATGAATGCGGCTAATCCGATTCACTCCGCTATTCTGGTTGATAAAATCTCTGATAAGCGACGTGGGATTGCGAACTCATTAATGCAGACGGCCTTCATGATCGGTTGGGCTACCATGGGTCCTGTACAATCTTATCTGGTGACTACCTATGGAACGTACTGGGGTTATGCGATCACGTTCAGTATCACAGGCAGCCTGTATGTTATTTCGTCCCTGATGTACTATGTGATGTTTAGGGAAGCCAAACCTGCTGCACAAGTGACAACTCATTGA
- a CDS encoding O-methyltransferase, with amino-acid sequence MNNLNSSSLQHTWTQVDQYLNERLIPADPLLEQALHHNAAEGLPAHDVTPNQGKFLQLLLQIHGATRVLEIGTLGGYSTIWMARALPEQGRIVTLEADPHHAEIARHNLSHAGLMDKVDLRVGAALTTLPDIQEEYREPFDFIFIDADKPSNPDYLRWALRLARPGSLIIGDNIVRDGEVVNPNSTDERVKGVRTFLDMVANHPKLEATALQTVGSKGYDGFMLARVLS; translated from the coding sequence ATGAACAATTTGAATTCTTCATCCTTACAACACACCTGGACTCAAGTAGACCAATATCTGAACGAACGATTGATTCCCGCCGATCCATTACTGGAGCAAGCCTTACATCACAATGCCGCTGAGGGATTACCTGCTCATGATGTCACACCGAATCAGGGTAAATTTCTGCAACTCCTGCTTCAGATTCATGGAGCAACTCGCGTCCTCGAAATTGGAACACTGGGCGGTTACAGTACGATCTGGATGGCGCGTGCCTTACCTGAGCAAGGTAGAATTGTGACTCTTGAAGCCGATCCACATCATGCGGAGATTGCTCGTCATAATCTGAGCCATGCAGGGCTTATGGATAAAGTCGATCTACGCGTCGGAGCAGCCCTCACCACTCTCCCGGACATACAAGAAGAGTACCGTGAACCCTTCGACTTCATCTTCATTGATGCTGACAAACCAAGCAATCCTGATTATCTCCGATGGGCTCTACGCTTAGCACGTCCTGGAAGTCTTATCATTGGCGACAATATTGTCCGAGATGGTGAAGTGGTCAATCCAAACAGCACAGATGAGAGAGTCAAGGGTGTGCGCACCTTCCTAGATATGGTTGCAAACCATCCTAAACTTGAAGCAACTGCGCTGCAAACGGTAGGCAGCAAAGGGTACGATGGATTCATGCTTGCACGCGTTTTGTCATAG
- a CDS encoding LysR family transcriptional regulator, whose protein sequence is MNLHGLRLFHAIVRYGGVTRAAEELNISQPAVSSQVKKFERELNIQLFVSEGRRLVLTDAGAQLISYAERLFMLEQEVEHFVEDFRAGKKGMIRITATYLPANFLLPAWIARFKQVHEEVEVVVNTTNTRMAFDHLLRYEAEIAVYGGSGITHNGVDWDELFEDEMWFVVHPKHPFAGQEVELRDMMAEPFIMREEGSVTRDRLVSLCTTNNLPAPRIALQFNGLNETISAVKAGYGANFISSLVVKQDVREGRLARVFVQHEQLKNTLAVCTRAGEVLSPAARKLVELMKQEASNMQSS, encoded by the coding sequence ATGAATCTACACGGACTAAGGTTATTTCATGCTATTGTGCGATATGGTGGGGTGACACGAGCTGCGGAAGAACTTAATATTAGTCAGCCGGCCGTTTCATCACAGGTGAAAAAGTTTGAACGAGAGCTGAACATTCAGTTATTTGTCTCGGAGGGCAGAAGACTTGTTCTTACGGATGCGGGTGCACAGCTTATCAGTTATGCAGAGCGCTTATTTATGCTGGAACAAGAAGTAGAGCATTTTGTGGAGGATTTTCGGGCAGGTAAGAAAGGGATGATCCGGATTACAGCTACATATCTCCCGGCTAATTTTCTGCTTCCAGCATGGATTGCTCGATTCAAGCAGGTGCATGAAGAAGTTGAGGTCGTGGTGAATACAACGAATACACGGATGGCATTTGATCATTTGCTTCGATATGAAGCAGAAATTGCGGTATACGGTGGAAGTGGGATCACACATAACGGGGTTGACTGGGACGAGCTGTTTGAGGATGAAATGTGGTTTGTCGTTCATCCAAAGCATCCATTTGCAGGACAGGAGGTAGAGTTAAGAGATATGATGGCAGAGCCATTCATTATGCGTGAAGAGGGAAGTGTAACCAGAGATCGGCTCGTATCACTCTGTACAACCAATAATTTGCCTGCGCCTCGGATCGCTCTTCAATTCAATGGGCTGAATGAAACAATTAGTGCAGTAAAAGCAGGATATGGAGCCAATTTTATCTCTTCGCTGGTTGTGAAGCAGGATGTTCGCGAAGGCAGACTGGCACGGGTATTCGTCCAGCATGAGCAATTGAAGAATACACTCGCGGTATGTACACGAGCAGGGGAAGTATTGTCACCCGCTGCTCGAAAATTGGTTGAACTAATGAAGCAGGAAGCTTCCAACATGCAATCTAGTTGA
- a CDS encoding YoaK family protein, translated as MHHQVTLQKYALLLLCMAAGMVDLIGYLALGHVLTANMTGNIVLLGIAIARAQEFVVLRSLIALIGFIIGNAIAARMIGWGRSESGWTKRITTVFVVESSLLLFFAVAMISPYAEQLTYLLILVLAAAMGMQTTAARRIGIAGISTTVLTNNLAAVVEDTVSIMYRMRHTSAKSLFKSLSGDVYLRAGAVLIYLVGIIAAALLFQHWPLVSVWIPVLLVGGITLYARTQFSNVRDTASGS; from the coding sequence ATGCACCATCAAGTAACCCTCCAAAAGTACGCATTGCTCCTTCTTTGCATGGCTGCTGGTATGGTCGATCTCATTGGCTACTTAGCCTTAGGTCATGTACTAACCGCAAATATGACGGGCAACATCGTTCTGCTGGGTATTGCTATTGCTCGCGCTCAGGAGTTTGTTGTACTCCGTTCGTTAATCGCACTTATCGGATTTATCATCGGAAATGCAATAGCAGCTCGCATGATTGGATGGGGACGAAGCGAAAGTGGCTGGACGAAGCGAATTACAACTGTATTTGTTGTTGAGAGCAGCTTACTGCTCTTTTTTGCTGTCGCCATGATCAGTCCCTATGCAGAACAACTCACGTATCTATTGATTCTCGTCTTAGCAGCGGCGATGGGAATGCAAACTACAGCAGCTCGCCGGATCGGCATTGCTGGCATATCCACAACCGTTCTAACGAATAATCTCGCCGCTGTTGTGGAAGATACCGTAAGCATTATGTACAGAATGAGACACACCTCTGCCAAATCGTTATTTAAATCACTATCTGGTGATGTATACCTACGTGCTGGTGCGGTTCTCATTTATTTGGTTGGTATCATTGCTGCCGCACTTCTGTTCCAACACTGGCCACTTGTCTCTGTCTGGATTCCTGTTCTGCTCGTTGGAGGCATCACCTTGTATGCTCGGACTCAATTCAGCAATGTACGAGATACAGCAAGCGGTAGTTAA
- a CDS encoding S9 family peptidase — protein MSSFSVPADVDSLPASPTLSSTLQPVKLTALASRYSKGLLKPMHSEQKALWPVLIYCRGGLGNYGGVNTSWIEQFVNYGYIVFAPAYRGNEGGEGRDEYGGSDLQDVVSAYQLVHGLPFADPSRISVMGFSRGAINAVHAAATYNKQPHGVHKLVLWSGVADVAQTYLERTDLRRTLKRILGHSPQRAPEAYTARSPLFKVTELHCPVLIMHGTADTQVKYSHGTRMYNELKRKGADVTFHAYGGENHHFHGAVQQTAISHMFDWLGTRS, from the coding sequence TTGTCTTCCTTCTCTGTACCAGCAGATGTTGATAGTCTACCAGCCTCGCCAACCTTATCCTCCACGCTCCAACCTGTAAAACTTACGGCACTGGCTAGCCGTTATTCCAAAGGTCTATTGAAACCAATGCATTCCGAACAAAAAGCATTATGGCCAGTGCTGATCTACTGCCGAGGTGGACTTGGTAACTATGGCGGGGTTAATACGTCTTGGATCGAACAATTTGTTAACTACGGATATATCGTGTTCGCCCCTGCATATCGCGGCAATGAAGGTGGGGAAGGACGTGATGAGTATGGCGGTAGTGATCTGCAAGATGTTGTGTCCGCTTATCAGTTGGTGCATGGGTTGCCTTTTGCCGATCCGTCACGGATCTCTGTCATGGGTTTCTCTAGAGGGGCGATCAATGCTGTGCACGCAGCAGCGACTTACAATAAACAGCCTCATGGTGTTCACAAACTCGTATTATGGAGCGGTGTTGCTGATGTGGCTCAAACCTATCTGGAACGTACCGATCTGAGAAGAACATTGAAAAGGATTCTCGGCCATTCTCCGCAGCGCGCTCCTGAAGCGTACACTGCCCGTTCGCCACTCTTCAAAGTTACGGAGCTTCACTGCCCCGTCCTGATCATGCATGGAACCGCCGATACACAGGTGAAGTACAGTCATGGTACACGTATGTATAACGAATTAAAACGCAAAGGTGCGGATGTTACGTTTCATGCTTATGGAGGAGAAAATCATCATTTTCACGGTGCAGTTCAACAGACCGCGATCAGCCATATGTTTGATTGGCTCGGCACACGGTCATGA
- a CDS encoding GTP pyrophosphokinase family protein, translated as MNAPHPIDQFKKFKYEITRFMMIYKFALDQMETKIEVLKEEFQSLHDYSPIEHTKSRLKSPESIMNKMFRKNHELTFESIKKNIKDIAGVRITCSFISDIYRIKDMLCNQSDLRVLEVKDYIQNPKPNGYQSLHLLVDVPVYMSNGEERACVEIQIRTIAMDFWASLEHKIFYKYNKDVPEHLTRELKSAADSANALDQQMERLHREIQEIKDAENDRTEEELRRIIINNQQFTLPNNLLKLLGNGEQ; from the coding sequence ATGAACGCACCACATCCAATTGATCAATTCAAGAAATTTAAATATGAGATTACGCGATTTATGATGATTTATAAATTTGCACTTGATCAGATGGAAACGAAGATTGAAGTGCTTAAGGAAGAATTCCAGTCTTTGCATGATTACAGCCCTATTGAACATACCAAATCAAGATTGAAATCGCCTGAAAGTATTATGAATAAGATGTTCCGCAAAAATCATGAATTAACCTTCGAAAGTATTAAGAAAAACATTAAGGATATTGCAGGAGTTCGCATCACCTGCTCGTTTATTTCCGATATTTATCGCATTAAGGATATGCTCTGTAATCAAAGTGATCTACGTGTTCTAGAAGTGAAGGATTATATTCAAAATCCGAAACCTAACGGTTACCAGAGCCTGCACTTGTTGGTGGATGTGCCTGTGTACATGTCCAATGGGGAAGAGCGAGCTTGCGTGGAAATTCAGATTCGTACGATTGCTATGGATTTCTGGGCCAGTCTGGAGCATAAGATCTTCTACAAATACAACAAGGATGTTCCAGAGCATCTGACAAGAGAGCTGAAGAGTGCTGCGGATTCTGCGAATGCGCTTGATCAACAGATGGAGAGATTGCACCGCGAGATCCAGGAGATCAAGGATGCGGAGAATGACCGGACTGAAGAAGAGCTGCGCCGTATTATAATCAACAATCAGCAATTTACGTTGCCTAATAATTTGCTCAAGTTACTTGGAAACGGAGAGCAGTAA
- a CDS encoding multidrug effflux MFS transporter — translation MRAKSTSASLTNNSTSRIRMALILGTLSAFGPLSLDMYLPALPTLAADFQSSTSYAQLSLTACMVGLALGQLLAGPLSDIRGRRTPLIAGLLLYTIASILCLVSPTMGSFVVLRFIQGVAGAAGIVISRAVVRDVYDGPELTRFFSLLMLINGVAPIAAPIIGGLLLEYTSWRGVFILLSLIGVLTLLAVIFGLGETLPADRRSSGGLKQTLITFRQIASNRLFMGYALTQGLVGAGMFAYISGSPFVLQKIYGISPQMFSLCFAINGLGIILASQIAGRLAGKVSETHLLIAGLIVAGLGGTSLFIAILAEGNLISILIPLFLVVSSVGLVNTASFALAMANQSKSAGSASALIGVMTFMFGGIVAPLVGLGGEGTAVPMGIVILCADLGAVLIYLLMVRKTSKQQVAH, via the coding sequence ATGCGTGCAAAATCGACATCGGCTTCATTAACCAACAATTCAACCTCGCGTATACGCATGGCACTAATTCTAGGGACATTATCGGCCTTCGGGCCGTTGTCTCTGGATATGTATCTGCCCGCACTGCCAACGCTGGCAGCAGATTTTCAATCTTCAACGTCTTATGCACAGCTGAGTCTAACTGCTTGTATGGTTGGACTTGCTCTAGGACAACTGCTCGCTGGACCATTGAGTGACATCCGAGGACGTCGCACTCCGTTGATTGCTGGATTGTTACTCTACACGATCGCCTCTATTCTTTGTTTGGTTAGCCCAACGATGGGTTCTTTTGTTGTATTACGTTTCATTCAGGGTGTTGCAGGAGCGGCAGGTATCGTGATTTCTCGTGCAGTCGTCCGAGATGTTTATGACGGACCGGAATTAACGCGATTTTTCTCACTGCTGATGTTAATTAACGGAGTAGCGCCAATTGCTGCGCCAATTATAGGTGGTCTATTACTAGAATACACGTCATGGCGAGGCGTATTTATTTTATTAAGTCTAATCGGGGTACTGACATTATTAGCTGTCATTTTTGGCTTGGGAGAAACCCTGCCAGCAGATCGAAGATCCAGTGGTGGATTGAAGCAGACACTGATCACGTTCCGCCAAATTGCGAGTAATCGTTTATTTATGGGTTATGCTCTGACTCAAGGATTAGTAGGTGCAGGTATGTTTGCGTACATATCAGGTTCACCATTTGTATTGCAGAAAATATATGGGATATCGCCACAGATGTTTAGTCTCTGCTTCGCGATTAATGGCCTCGGAATTATATTAGCTAGTCAGATTGCAGGAAGGCTTGCTGGAAAGGTATCCGAGACTCATTTGCTAATTGCTGGCTTAATCGTTGCGGGATTGGGAGGAACTTCTCTATTTATCGCAATTCTAGCGGAAGGCAACCTGATCTCAATACTCATTCCATTATTCCTAGTGGTATCGAGTGTGGGTCTTGTTAATACAGCTTCATTTGCACTAGCGATGGCTAATCAATCCAAGTCTGCGGGAAGTGCCTCCGCACTGATTGGTGTAATGACCTTTATGTTTGGAGGAATTGTGGCTCCACTTGTTGGACTAGGTGGTGAGGGAACGGCGGTCCCTATGGGGATTGTTATTCTCTGTGCTGATCTTGGGGCAGTGCTTATCTACCTCTTGATGGTTAGAAAAACAAGTAAACAGCAAGTGGCACACTGA